The region CTCGAATCCGTTGAGCAGGTCGAGCAGATTGGCAACGAGCTCTACTTCCCCCCCCGAGGAGATCGGAGCATGCCAGGCCCGCTCGCAATCAACGACTACAAGCCCATCTCGCACGAAGGACTTATCGAGGAGGGAAACAAAACGACGCTAGCGGCCGCGATGATTGAGTTGCCTGAGGCCATAGAAAAACTCGATGAATTACTCGCACCGGGCATTTTGGGAGCCGTGATGGTCGGGGCAAACGACCTTTCTACTACTCTGGGAATTCCGGCCCAGTGGGAGAACCCGAAATTCACCGAGGCGGTTGATGCTGTCGTCGCCGCTTGCAAAAAAGCGGGCGTAGCATCAGGCATCGGCGGCATGTTCGACACCGAACTGATGGCCCATTGGGTGAATGAGGGCATGACCTTCATGTATTGCCTATCGGACAGCCATAGCTTGATGGCGTATCCGACGGCGCGACTGAACGAAATCAAGGAAGCGTGCAAGTAGCAAATAACCAAAACTTGAATGTTAGAGCATAAAAAAAGCCGGGGACCCAAAGGCCCCCGGCTTTTTTGCGTTACTGCTTACTTTAAGCCAAGCTCTGCCGCCGCTTTGCGCAGGGTCGAGTCGTTGATTTTAGCCGTGGTCGTGAAGTCAGGATGCTTTTTGATCCATCCGATCTTCACCTGCTTGTCGGCCATATCGTTGAGATAGACCCGAACATCCTTCGTGAGGAAGGGGTTCACCCTCATTCGTTGGATAACGGCAAGAATTACCGGGTATTTGGCCTTCCAGCCAATCTCCTGAAGGCCCGCCGTATAAACTTTGGCGAATTTCTTGGGGTCGCTCTTCCTGAGTTCGTGCGCCTTGAGCCAGCCCTTGAAATATTTCACATAAAGGCCGGGGCTCTTTTTCAAGGTGCGAGGATTACTGACCACCATCGCGCTAACCGTGTCGTATTTGCAGAAATTCTCCAAGGTGCGAACCTTGCCCTGGCGCTCAATAATCTCTGCCTGGGGGTCAACACCAACGCCAGCGGCTGCGGTGCCCGAAACGACATCCTTGAGTTCACGGGTTGATGGCGGAAAGGCAACCGAAGGATTTTGAGGGAAAAGTCGCCATTGTCACGGGCGCGAGCCGCCGCATTGGCGCCGCCCTTGCCGAGGGTTTGGGAAGCCGTGGTGCATCCGTCGCCATTAACTATCTGAACAATAAAGAGCGGGCCGAGGAAGTTGCCGCCCGCATCGAGGCCGCCGGAGGCCGTGCGTTGCCTATCGCCGCCGATGTGCGCGATCGGGCAGCTGTGGCTCAAATGGTGGAAAAAACCGTCTCTGAGTTCGGAGGCGTAGATGTTCTCATCAACAACGCTCGCACCCCCCACCCCGTGAAGCCGATCTTGGAACTGGACTGGGAAGGAGACATGCTCTCTCAGATGCAGATTCATCTCGGCGGGGCGTTTCATTGCTGCCAGGAATCAATTCCCCACATGAAAAAACGGGGCGGCGGCGCCATCGTCAATATGCTCAGCATTTCGTTCCGGCGGGGAAACTACCGCTCCTACGCCTACGGTCCGGCCAAGGCGGCCCTCAGAAGCTTCACGATGAGCCTTGCGGCCGAGCTTGGCGGCGAGGGCATCCGCGTCAACTCGGCCTCGCCCGCCACCACCGACCCGGAAAGGCAAGACGAGGCGGCGCAAGAGCGCATGCTGGCCCAGACCCCCCTCGGGCGAATCGCCACCAGCGATGAAATCGCCGACGGGGTGATTTACCTTTGCTCGGATGAGGCACGCTACATCACCGGGATCGATCTACAGATCGCCGGCGGCCGCGACATGGCGTTTTAAGTTTCGCCGCAGATTCCTTCTAAAACATTTTCATCCCTGGCACATCCACCCGCACATGGTAGAGCGAGGTGCGCGCGTTAACGAACAGGCTCCGCATGTCCTCGCCGCCCCAGGTGAAGTTAGCGGGCGGTTCGGGAACCAAAATCACGCCAAGACAGGTGGCGTCCTGCGCGAAGACGTGAATCCCCCCCGGCCCGGTGCTGAACAGGGTACCCGCGCTATCTACCTTCATTCCATCGGCAACACCGGGGAGCTCGCCGGTGACTTCTGCCCAAACATCGCCGCCCGACACACTTCCGTCGTCGTTCACGTCAAAAACGCGGATATGGCGCTGCATTGTGTCATTGACGAATAGGCGTTTTTCATCGACCGAGAAGCAAAGACCGTTGGGCCGTTTAAAATCATCCGCGAGAAGGCTCAATTCCCCGGACGCAGGATCGATCCTGAAAACACCCTGAAAATCGAGTTCAGGATCGCGAAGCACACCGTATTCAGCCGAACGGCCCGAGGGCGGATCTGTAAAATAAATTGCGCCATCGCTTTTCACCACGATGTCGTTCGGGCTGTTGAGCTCTTTGTCCTTCCAGTGGGTGGCGAGAACCTCGGGCTCTCCCCCACCCTCGGCACGAACCACCCGGCTCGTCGCATGCTCACAGGTCACGATGCGGCCCTGACGGTCATAGGCGCTGCCGTTACCCATGTTCGATGGCTCCCGGAACACAGAAACCTCGCCGCCCCCGCTCTCGTTGGGTGTCCAGCGATACATGCGGTTGCCAAGGACGTCCGAGAATGTGAGATGATTTTCGTATGGATGCCAGATGGTCCCCTCGGTAAATACAAAATCGGTGGCCAACCGCTCCACTTTGACTTGCTTGCCGACCGCCTCGTGGAAGCGCTCGTCTCTAATCTCCGTTGTCATTTTCGTCTCCTCGCTATGGTGTAATCATGATGCATAAGATGCCATCGTCGTAGGGCTTGTGGCGAATCTTGTGCATGCACATCGTTTATATATCCCATTACGGAAGAGGCACTATGGCCTCAATCTCCACCAAAAAATCTGGATCGGCTAGCTGGGAGATGACCAGAAGCGTATTTGCGGGAGGCTCGCCCTTGAAGAACTCTTTTCTGACACCCCCCACCGCCACGCGGTCGGCCGGATTAGTGATATAGACGGTGGTTTTCGCTACATCCGCCATCCGGCCCCCAGCGCCCTCTATAACATTTTTCATGTTCTCAAGGACCTGCCTGGTCTGACCCGCCGCATCTCCTTTGCAAACAATAGTCCCGTCTTGCGCCCGAGGCGTCTGCCCGGCAACGAAGAGAGTGCGACCCGCCTCGACAATAACGCCGTGCGAATAAGTTTTGCCCACTGGCACAAAAACCTCCGGCGGCTGGTACGTCGTGCGCTTCATGCTGATCTCCTTTTAGTTGAACGTGTCAGACCTCACGCTTTGCTTTTCAAGTCTATTTCTTCTTTTTACCGCTAGCAGTCTTTGACTTGGCGGCGGTCTTTTTCTTCAGGCCTGGCGGCAGGGCGCCGGCTTTTTGGCCGCGCTTGAGCGTGGGGTAAATATCGTTGGCCACCCGGGCACACTGAAGCATATAGGGCATCCCGCAGTAGGTGGACATCTGGATGATGACCTCCATTATCTCGCGCTTGGTTGCGCCGCAATTCCAGGCCGCCTGCACATGGGTGCGAAGCTGCGGATGGGCATTCGCCATGACACAAGCCGCAACAGCACAGAGTTCACGCGTTTTCTGGGGCAACACCTTTCGGTCGTAGAGCCCGCCATAGCAAAATTCCATGAACAATTCCATGAATTCCGGATCCGCCCACCCAGCCATATCCTCAGCAATCCCCTCGGTGAACTCCTTGCTCCAGAGCATCCCACCACGCTTGAGCGCTCGGGGCGGAATCTTTATTTTCTTTTTCGGTGGCATTTTCACTCCTCGCTTAACTCTAATGAGATATTAGGATGAACAACCATAATAAAAACCCCGGCAAGATACCACGCCAGGGGTAAAATTCTCTCAAAGGAAAATCATGAATGCGGGGAAATCACGGGAAGAGGAGTTATTACAAAACCGAAACTACATACCCTCGAATTTTTTTTGAATCTTCAAGACATTTTCTTTGTTGTTCAAAAACACTTCTGCAATTTCCGGGTCGAAGTGAGATCCCATATTTTCCCCGATAATTTCGAACGCCTTTTCGCTGCTGAACGCAATTTTATAGGGCCGCACACTGGTCAGCGCATCAAAAACATCGGCAACAGCGCAAATTCTGCCCCATTGATGAATTTCATTGCCCTTGAGACCTTTGGGGTACCCGCTACCATCCCATTTTTCATGATGGGTGAGTGCAACGATCTCCCCCCCCTGAATCAGAGAGGAGGAGGACCCATTGAGTATTCGGCCACCGATGTTGACGTGCTCTTTCATGATTTCCATTTCTTTATCATCGAGCTTTCCTGGTTTGAGTAGGATGTGCTCGGGTATTCCAATTTTTCCCACGTCATGCATCGGGCTCACCGTTACAAAAATTTCTTTTTCGCGCGGAGTCAACTTGAGTCCGTCAGCCAATAAGCTGCAATAGGCGCTTACCCTGCCAATATGGGACGCCGTGTCCACGTCCTTGAATTCCGCCACAACCGCAAGATGGGAAATCGTTTCGATATAGGCTTGCTGGGTGCCTCGATGGGCATTAGCAAGCTCTTTCACCGATGCCCGAAGTGCCTCGGTTTTATGCTCCACCTCTTCCTCAAGATGGTTTTGGTGCTCCTTCAGGGCATCGAGCGCATATTTTTTTAATAAATGCGCCTCCAGGCGAACCTGAATCTCGGTCAGATCCAGTGGTTTTGAAATAAAATCGTCCGCACCCGCCTGGACAGCCCGAATCCGATCCTCATGATTGCCCGAGGCCGTCATCATAATTATGGGAATATCGTTATTGATCGTCTCGTTTTGGCGTATTTTTCGGGCGACGTCGAAGCCGTCCATACCTTCCATATAAATATCGAGCAACACCAGGTCGATATCGAGATTCATAAGGGCAATCGCCTCTATGCCGTCCGATGCGACTTCTACCAGATGTCCAATGGACTTTAGAAGCGTTTCGAGTAATTTGCGGATATGCTCATCGTCGTCAACGATAAGTATTCTTTTTTTTCTATCCATCTAGCGTTTTGCATCCTGAAATTTCCGGAGGGTTAATACAATGACTATGTATAATTAATCCGGAAGATTGATTGAAGGGCCACGAATGTCGACCACATTAAACCAAATCGATAAAAGAAATGCTACTCATTCGGGCATATTAACTTTATGAATTTCGATAGATTTACGAAAATTTCACGAAAAAAATATCGAAATACAATATCCTACATTGTGGATAATCTTGGCTGGACTAAGTGCGGAGGAGTTTTCAGTTAATGGCTCAGAAAAGTTTTTAGGTCTCGTATTTCGGCTCCGAGTTTGGGAAAGATGTCCTCTATTTCCTCATGAGAGAGTTCAAAAGGTATCCTGCCCTCCTCCCCGAGCAATTCAAGGAAATTCGAATCGAATATCCCCATCTCGTGTATGTGAGCAATTACATCCGCCAAACTTGCGATGTGGGCCAGATCGCCTCCGGAGGGCGCAGCATCGGGGTTGTGATGGAACCCTATCGCGTCGGCCAACTCTTCGGGAAAATTCCACTTCAGGGCCAGCGTGCGGCCAATTTGACTATGATCGAAACCGAATGCCTCGTTTTCCATCTCATGGTGGCCTGGGAGCACGTCCCACGCGTGCTCGCTCGCCATTTCGCCTGCCTCCATCTCGCCAGGAAAACGCCTGACGAGGTTGTCCATCACTAGTTTTCCGATATCGTGCATCAATCCCGCTGCAAATGCCGATACACTCTTTTCGGGATATCTCTTCTCAGCAATAAATCCTGCTGCAAACGCTGTAGTAACGGAGTGAAGCCAGGCGTTATCGGCTGAGATGCCGTAGCCGGGATAACTTTGGCGAATAGTTCCAGACGAGGAGCATAAAAGAGCGATTTCTCTAATCCTCTTATCCCCCAAAAGCCCTACGGCAACGTTTAAATTAGAAATGGGCTTGCTCATGCCGTAATAGGCCGAATTAATTGTCTGAAGCACCCTTGCCGCTATTGTCTGGTCCGAGGACAGACAGCGTAGAAGATCTCCGCGACTCGAAAATTCACTCGCCGTAATCTGCAAAATCTTGAAAACCACACTGGATATTGCCGGAATCGCCTCGATTTCATCCAGAGCACGCTCATAGAAATTTTCCACACGCTCCATTGTAGCTCCCTCCAACCACAACAAAGAAACATAAACACAAAACGTTTATTTAATTTATTTACAAATGCTTACCTGCATACAATCAATGTATTGTCAGCAATTTTTCCAATAAGCACGAGACAGCCTCCTAGAAAATTAGCCTCGGCGATTTCCCCTTCGATCTCTCATGATCAACTCCAGCGATCTGACATAACTCACTATATTTAATATTCTTAACGGATTAAGACATAAACACTTTAAAGAAAATCGCATAAGTGCCTAGAAACATTTGCCTTGTCGATTCTCAATACAATGGCTGGATTTAAAAATAACCGATAAAGATAAATAATACAATCGGATAAATCTAATTAGTTAAGGTTTAATTTCTATTCAATCTTCGGGGATAAATTTGATAAAACAAGACAACTTAGAAGCTAGAAGCCCTGGGAGCCCTAGCATAGGTAGCTGACTGACCTAATTGAATAAATGGTGCCCCCTGGGTGACTCGAACACCCGGCCTCCGGATTAGGAATCCGATGCTCTATCCAACTGAGCTAAAGGGGCATTAGGGAATGATTATTATTTCGAAGCAGCGGGCAATCGTCTATGCACTCCATTCTATCCTGCTTCAGAATTAATACTGAATCAGGGAGTGTAGCGGGTAATTCGGTATCTTTTCGCGGCCATTGAGAAATGAAAGCTCGATATAGAAGCACATCCCTATAATTTTGCCGCCGAGCCGCTCGATGAGACTCGCGCAGGCCTGAGCAGTCCCGCCTGTTGCCAAGATATCGTCGGCAATGAGGACTCTCATACCAGGCTCGATGGCGTCTTTATGAATTTCGAGCGAATCTTCCCCATATTCGAGTTCATATGTCTCGGCCTCGGTCTGCCAGGGAAGCTTGCCCGGCTTTCGGATGAGAACGAACCCGGCGCCCAGTTTGTAGGCCAGCGGCGCAGCAATAATAAATCCTCTCGCCTCGGCGCCCACAACGATATCCACGCCCTCGCTCATGTACTTATCGGCCAGCAAATCAACTGATTTTTGAAATGCCTTAGGATCCTTGAGCATGGGGGTGATGTCTTTAAAAATAATTCCTTCTTTCGGAAAGTTTGGCACGTCCCGAATATGACGAATCAGATCGTCTGCCTCGCTCATGGTTTCTCCTACTTCTGAAATATTGTCCGGCAATTTTACGGGAGGTAACTTAACGGATTGCGCGGTTTCGTGCGATAGCGAATCTCGAAATGAAGGCGAGCGCTCTGGACAGCGCCCGTGCTGCCAAGGCGGGCGATGGGCGCACCACGAACCACCTGCTCGCCTGGCTTCACCAAATTCACCTCGTTGTGAGAATAAACCGAATGATACGCCCCGCCCTTGTGGCGAATGATAACTGTTCTTCCGGTTCCGCCGGGGCCCCAGTTGCTGAAAATAACACGCCCCCCCGCCGCCGCTCGAATGGTCGTTAATCTGGGGGCCCCGATATCAATGCCGTCGGATTTCACCCCGCGCCGCGTGCCAAAGCGCCTGAGCACCTTCCCCTTGAGCGGCCATTTGAATTTGACGGCCCCTTTTCTGCCGGGCCCCCGAACAAGACTCCGGCCTTTATCGCTATTTTTAGGGGCTGCCCAGCGAGGTCTAATCCGAGGAGGCCTGCTTCGGGGAGGAGCCACTCGCCTCCGCTTTTTTGCGTGGACTGTCTTCCAAGCACCCGGAATGAAAATCCGGACGCCCGCGATGAGTCGATCTGGGTTGGAGATACCATTCAGGACGGCAATTTGCTCAATATCCATCCTGTAGTCCCTGGAAATGCGCCATAGGGTCTCGCCGCGCCGAACCGTGTGATAAACCCCTCTCCGCCTTGGGCTCGAATCCTCGGAGGAGCGATAAAACCCACATCCACCCAGCAGCACAAGCAGCAACACCCACGACACAATTCTCAGAGGAGAGAAACCCTGCAAATCCCTCGCACCGCTCTTGGCTATGGCGCAATACACCTCTGCGGCAGGGCGCTTATTTTCCTTGCAGGGATCAGGGGCCCCGATGGCGGCAATCCAAGTCTTCACTTTCAGCTTTCCCCGGGCGGAGAAAGGCCGAATCAGGGCTTTGCGGGAGCCCTGCTTAGCAAACAGTATTTTACGGACACAACCCTTCAGGTCAAGGACGCTCCACCAGCAACCTAAAAGGGGTCTTCCACACTCGTGCGCTTATCGTGTCCGGTGGGCAACCCGTTATTGAGCGAGTCGAGCATCCAGTCGGCGATGGCCGGGTACATGTCGGCCGCCACCTCGCCCATGGGGTGAAAAACCCCCTCGTAGAGCCATAGCTCCTTGGGACATGTGAGGGTATTCATGAAAATATCAATATCATCGGGCGCACAAAGCTCGTCCATGTCGCCCGCGACAAGCAGATAATTGGCTTTGAGTTTTTTTGCCGTGTCGAGCCAGCCGCCGTCGCGCACCTCGATAAATTCATCGAATTCCGCCTCGTCGTAAATGTTGGACA is a window of Nitrospinaceae bacterium DNA encoding:
- a CDS encoding aldolase, producing MYPNIAKEKMERGECAWGYGIRWFGGAEQARFAANAGFDYLFIDTEHSAFSTETSTALCRAALSAGVTPIVRVCGFDHHLCTTHLDNGAQGIIFPHLESVEQVEQIGNELYFPPRGDRSMPGPLAINDYKPISHEGLIEEGNKTTLAAAMIELPEAIEKLDELLAPGILGAVMVGANDLSTTLGIPAQWENPKFTEAVDAVVAACKKAGVASGIGGMFDTELMAHWVNEGMTFMYCLSDSHSLMAYPTARLNEIKEACK
- a CDS encoding response regulator, with product MDRKKRILIVDDDEHIRKLLETLLKSIGHLVEVASDGIEAIALMNLDIDLVLLDIYMEGMDGFDVARKIRQNETINNDIPIIMMTASGNHEDRIRAVQAGADDFISKPLDLTEIQVRLEAHLLKKYALDALKEHQNHLEEEVEHKTEALRASVKELANAHRGTQQAYIETISHLAVVAEFKDVDTASHIGRVSAYCSLLADGLKLTPREKEIFVTVSPMHDVGKIGIPEHILLKPGKLDDKEMEIMKEHVNIGGRILNGSSSSLIQGGEIVALTHHEKWDGSGYPKGLKGNEIHQWGRICAVADVFDALTSVRPYKIAFSSEKAFEIIGENMGSHFDPEIAEVFLNNKENVLKIQKKFEGM
- a CDS encoding carboxymuconolactone decarboxylase family protein, producing MPPKKKIKIPPRALKRGGMLWSKEFTEGIAEDMAGWADPEFMELFMEFCYGGLYDRKVLPQKTRELCAVAACVMANAHPQLRTHVQAAWNCGATKREIMEVIIQMSTYCGMPYMLQCARVANDIYPTLKRGQKAGALPPGLKKKTAAKSKTASGKKKK
- a CDS encoding peptidoglycan DD-metalloendopeptidase family protein; protein product: MKTWIAAIGAPDPCKENKRPAAEVYCAIAKSGARDLQGFSPLRIVSWVLLLVLLGGCGFYRSSEDSSPRRRGVYHTVRRGETLWRISRDYRMDIEQIAVLNGISNPDRLIAGVRIFIPGAWKTVHAKKRRRVAPPRSRPPRIRPRWAAPKNSDKGRSLVRGPGRKGAVKFKWPLKGKVLRRFGTRRGVKSDGIDIGAPRLTTIRAAAGGRVIFSNWGPGGTGRTVIIRHKGGAYHSVYSHNEVNLVKPGEQVVRGAPIARLGSTGAVQSARLHFEIRYRTKPRNPLSYLP
- a CDS encoding SDR family oxidoreductase, which produces MAERQPKDFEGKVAIVTGASRRIGAALAEGLGSRGASVAINYLNNKERAEEVAARIEAAGGRALPIAADVRDRAAVAQMVEKTVSEFGGVDVLINNARTPHPVKPILELDWEGDMLSQMQIHLGGAFHCCQESIPHMKKRGGGAIVNMLSISFRRGNYRSYAYGPAKAALRSFTMSLAAELGGEGIRVNSASPATTDPERQDEAAQERMLAQTPLGRIATSDEIADGVIYLCSDEARYITGIDLQIAGGRDMAF
- a CDS encoding SMP-30/gluconolactonase/LRE family protein, with the protein product MTTEIRDERFHEAVGKQVKVERLATDFVFTEGTIWHPYENHLTFSDVLGNRMYRWTPNESGGGEVSVFREPSNMGNGSAYDRQGRIVTCEHATSRVVRAEGGGEPEVLATHWKDKELNSPNDIVVKSDGAIYFTDPPSGRSAEYGVLRDPELDFQGVFRIDPASGELSLLADDFKRPNGLCFSVDEKRLFVNDTMQRHIRVFDVNDDGSVSGGDVWAEVTGELPGVADGMKVDSAGTLFSTGPGGIHVFAQDATCLGVILVPEPPANFTWGGEDMRSLFVNARTSLYHVRVDVPGMKMF
- a CDS encoding RidA family protein, translating into MKRTTYQPPEVFVPVGKTYSHGVIVEAGRTLFVAGQTPRAQDGTIVCKGDAAGQTRQVLENMKNVIEGAGGRMADVAKTTVYITNPADRVAVGGVRKEFFKGEPPANTLLVISQLADPDFLVEIEAIVPLP
- a CDS encoding adenine phosphoribosyltransferase, with the protein product MSEADDLIRHIRDVPNFPKEGIIFKDITPMLKDPKAFQKSVDLLADKYMSEGVDIVVGAEARGFIIAAPLAYKLGAGFVLIRKPGKLPWQTEAETYELEYGEDSLEIHKDAIEPGMRVLIADDILATGGTAQACASLIERLGGKIIGMCFYIELSFLNGREKIPNYPLHSLIQY
- a CDS encoding HDOD domain-containing protein translates to MERVENFYERALDEIEAIPAISSVVFKILQITASEFSSRGDLLRCLSSDQTIAARVLQTINSAYYGMSKPISNLNVAVGLLGDKRIREIALLCSSSGTIRQSYPGYGISADNAWLHSVTTAFAAGFIAEKRYPEKSVSAFAAGLMHDIGKLVMDNLVRRFPGEMEAGEMASEHAWDVLPGHHEMENEAFGFDHSQIGRTLALKWNFPEELADAIGFHHNPDAAPSGGDLAHIASLADVIAHIHEMGIFDSNFLELLGEEGRIPFELSHEEIEDIFPKLGAEIRDLKTFLSH